A region from the Corylus avellana chromosome ca7, CavTom2PMs-1.0 genome encodes:
- the LOC132188079 gene encoding uncharacterized protein LOC132188079, which yields MLTVVRGLHLQIIHHHVRNHPFHVTFTTRTKVSAVSLKLVVDKKKQRVLFAEAEKEFVDFLFTIFSLPVGTVTMLLKEEGTVGCLPSLYKSVENLSVACFQPDQNKDFLLKPRVVIPGLKAPLLLPNDEFISREVGYVKGMVSYMVMDDLEVKPMSTDSSFTLLREFNVKAAGDIEKKVVNLGMDEGLNLFKASLQSKTVLTDVLLRTNPDR from the exons ATGTTGACCGTGGTCCGTGGGCTTCACCTCCAGATTATCCATCACCATGTACGTAACCATCCCTTTCACGTAACCTTCACCACTCGAACTAAAGTAAGCGCTGTAAGCCTGAAACTTGTGGTAGACAAAAAGAAGCAACGAGTTCTCTTTGCTGAAGCAGAAAaggaatttgttgattttctctTCACCATTTTCAGTCTGCCCGTGGGAACAGTCACTATGCTCCTGAAAGAGGAAGGCACGGTAGGCTGCTTGCCAAGCCTCTACAAGAGCGTTGAAAATCTGAGCGTTGCTTGCTTTCAGCCTGACCAGAACAAAGATTTCCTGTTAAAGCCCAGAGTAGTCATTCCTGGTCTTAAAGCCCCTCTCCTCTTGCCAAACGATGAGTT TATCTCTAGAGAGGTAGGTTACGTGAAAGGGATGGTTTCGTACATGGTGATGGATGATCTGGAGGTGAAGCCCATGTCCACCGACTCCAGTTTCACTCTGCTTAGAGAGTTCAATGTGAAGGCAGCAGGGGATATTGAGAAGAAAGTAGTCAATTTGGGCATGGATGAG GGTTTGAACTTGTTCAAAGCTTCTCTGCAATCAAAGACGGTTCTGACTGATGTCCTCCTTCGAACCAATCCAGATCGTTAA
- the LOC132188080 gene encoding uncharacterized protein LOC132188080 → MSEKKVSLKLLVDKKGNRVLFAEADKKFVDFLFSIFTLPVGTVTRLLQKRNMAGCLHSLYNSIENLSDIYIQPDQNKDFLLNPKVVFSGAQVPLLLPSVEQSGTDSNFYRCGSSSHYSYVANDRRATCPSCRSQMTTKLSYVEFPPTDIKASSSGEGGYVKGVISYMVMDNLEVKPMSTISSITLLTKFNVRDLGAVEEKVVDLGMGEVLCLLKASLQSKTVLTDVFLRM, encoded by the exons ATGTCAGAAAAAAAGGTAAGCCTGAAGCTTTTGGTAGACAAAAAAGGCAATCGAGTGCTCTTTGCTGAAGCGGATAAGAAATTTGTTGATTTCCTCTTTAGCATTTTCACTCTGCCTGTCGGAACTGTGACTAGGCTCTTACAAAAGCGGAACATGGCAGGCTGCTTGCATAGCCTGTACAACAGCATAGAGAATCTGAGTGATATTTACATTCAGCCAGACCAAAACAAAGACTTTTTGCTAAATCCAAAAGTAGTCTTTTCTGGTGCTCAAGTCCCTCTCCTCTTGCCAAGCGTTGAGCAGTCAGGTACAGACAGTAACTTTTATAGGTGTGGAAGTTCAAGCCACTACAGCTACGTGGCTAATGACCGGAGAGCAACTTGTCCTTCGTGCAGGAGTCAAATGACCACCAAGTTAAGCTACGTAGAGTTCCCACCAACGGATATCAAGGCATCCTCCTCTGGTGAGGGAGGTTACGTGAAAGGGGTGATTTCTTACATGGTGATGGATAATCTGGAGGTGAAGCCCATGTCAACCATCTCTTCTATCACTTTACTTACCAAGTTCAATGTCAGGGACCTTGGGGCTGTTGAGGAGAAAGTGGTGGATTTAGGCATGGGTGAG GTTTTGTGTTTGCTCAAGGCTTCTTTGCAATCGAAGACTGTTTTAACTGATGTCTTTCTTCGGATGTGA